The window AATGTTCCATGAGTTGCGTCTTTTGCTTTTACAGTAAATTTAATATTGGCACTTTTACCTACTCCGAGAGCTGCTGGAAGTGCTTCAACTAATGTTGCCTCAACCGCTTTAGCCGCGTCATCCGCTGCTGTAACTTTCTCATTAACTTTTGTATTAATCAGTGCAAGAACAACATCATCTTTTCATCCCGCTGCGTCAGCAACTTCAACAGCATCAGCATCTTCAATCTTAATGCTATCAATTGCTTTATCAGTAACTGTAGTTGCTGCGGCTTTTTTTGCACAACCAATAATTGGTAATACTACGATAGCAGGAAGCCCTGCTAAAGCTGTTATTAATCTTAATCCTGATAACTTCATATTTAATTCTCCCTTTTCATTTATTTTACTACATATATTATTTTACTTTGAAATTTTATTTTTACAATAACTTCTTTGATTATTTTTTATAAAAAATAAACATTTAATTTCCAAATGCTAATTTATTAAATTAACCCATCACCTCCACTAAGAGTTAAAACTATGGGTTAATTATAGCAATAAATTTTTAAAATAAAAGATATTTTATTTAATTTAATAATGGCATTAGATATCTTCATCTAATGTTAAGTCAAGAGGAAATTCTACTTTTGTAAATTTTTCTTTACCGCGCGGAATTCAACGATCTTTCATTCTTCGTAATTGTTCTTCCAACTTATGACGCACTTCATCAATGGCAGCGTATAAATCAATATGCTGAGCTTCAGCTTGTAAATGATTACTCTTTCCTCTTAAATCAAGAACAACACGAACACGACTTAAATTTTCTTTATAAGTTCTTACTTCAACATGAATTGTATCATCATGATTAATAATTTTATACTTACTAATTTTTTCTAAACTATTAATAATGCGTTCACGAATCGCCTCAGTTACTTCAATATTTTTACCACGAATAACGAATTGCATTTGTTAAACCTCCTTAGTTATATTAGACTTGGTACATAACTATAACATTTTGCACCTACCAAACTATAAAATTCATTTTCGTCTTTGTATTTATCTAACATTTGTGCTTCATCTAGAAAATAATATTATCAAAATAGTAGATAAAATTGAGGGTTATGTACCAAGTCTATTATATTATTTTTTTATTGAAAAAAATATCTAAATCTTATTTTTTATTGCATTTAGTAAAAAAATAATATAAGTATAAACCAAAACTAATAAAATAGAAAATATAACCTAAAAACGGTAGAAAATAAACTACTTGTAAATTAATACCGTGGAAAATATAAACATAATTTCAGCTACTAATTTCAGGATTTTTTTGAATAGCCAAATTGTAAAGTTAAGTGCAACTAAATTATTTTTCTAACCAAATATTCGATTGGTGAAAGATAATTTAGTATTTTTCTTGGTCTTTGGTTTAAAGACAATATAAATTTATGAACTGCATTTTTAGTAGTATTTGAAAAATTAAATTTTTTAGGAAATTTTTCTCTAATTAAACCATTAGTATTTTCATTAGTACCTCTTTGTCAAGGCGAATACGCATTAGCAAAATAAATTTTCACATTTAAATTTTTTTCAAGTTGTTGTCAATTAGAAAATTCTTTACCCCTATCAAATGTTATAGTCTTAACAAGATTATTTGGAAGAATTGATAAATAATGGCTAATGTTTTCGTTAACAACTTTAGTAGTTCTATTTTCAACTAACATTGCTAAAGTAAATCTTGATGTTCTTTCAACTAAAGTTATTAAACATGATTTACTTTTACCTCGTGATGATACTACAGTATCACCTTCTCAATGACCAACAGTTATACGATTATTAACATTAATATTTCGTTCTTTAATTGATTTACCATTAAATTTACCGCGATTTTCTTGAGATTTTCGTTTCTTACCTTTTCTTCTTAAATTTTTATTAGTAACTTTTTCAAGTAATCCAGAATAAATTCAATTGTAAATTGTTTTAAAATTAATAATTCATTCTTTATGAAAATTTTTAATTCTGCCATAAATTTGTTCAGGCGATCAACCTAATAGTAATTTTTGTTGTACATATTTTACTAATTCTCTATTTTTAAACTTATGAAAATAAACATGTGATTGTTTTCTGTTTTCTGCTTTATTTTGTGCAATTAATGAAAAATAATGATTACTATCTTTATTTCTATTGACTTCTCGAATAATAGTACTAATACTTCGATTAAGATTTTTAGCTATTTCACTAATTTTTACTTTAAACTTCAATTGATTCTCAATATAAATTCTTTCATATATGCCAAGATGTTTGTAACCCATATAAAAACTCCTTGCTTTGTTTTTTCTAAAATAAACTTAGCATCATGAAATTTTTATATGAGATTTTTTGCAATTTTATTTACTTGCACTTACAAGTATAATTCAGCTTAAATAATAAAAATATTTTCAATAATAATTCTCATTTTTGAAATTAATTTATTATTATGTTTTTGTTCTTTATTTAAAGGGTTTTTCTTTGTTTTTTTCTTAGGTATTAGAACATTACTATGAATTTTTTGTATTCCTTGATAACCATTATCAACTATTAATTTAGTATTTTTTAAAATTGGGATTTTTGATTCTTTAAATAAACAAAAATCATGCTTTTTACCGAGAGAAAAATTTGTTGCAATAATTATTTTGCTTTCTTTTTCAATAATTACTTGTGTTTTAATAGTGTGTTTTTTCTTTTTTCCTGAATAAGATTGTTTTTGTCTTTTTTTGGGCGTTGAATGGGTGTTTCTGTAGCATCAATAATAATTGTTTTATCATTAAAATAATCATTTATTAATGCTTTTTTACCAGCAAGTTGTTGAAAATCAGGATGTTTGATTAAAATATCTTCAATTCACTTGATATTTCGATAACAACTAGCTTCACTAATATCAAAACTTTTACCAAGATGAAAATAAGTACGATATTCTCGTCAATATGATAAAGTCATCAATAATCTATTTTCTAATGATAATTTATTATTTTTACCACCTCTTTTAAACTTTTTTAACTCAGCTTCTTTTAAAATATTTAACATTTTATTAAAAGTACTTTGCTTTATTCCAGTTAATCGTAATAATTCTTTATCATTAATAAAATTAAATTTATCAAATTTCATAATCTTAAATTCCTTATAATTTCTATTTTAAATATATTTTATAGGAATTTTGTTTAATAAATAAGTAATGCAAGAAGTCTAATGAAGTTATGTAATAATGACGAGATTCAAATTTAGTAAGAGTAATTTTAGCATTAATGATTTTATCAATGTTATATCGATTATTATCACTACTTTTAACACCATTATCTTTGTAAAAATTAATAATTTTTTGTCAGGAACTGCCGTCAACAGAGCTAATTTCAAATAAAGCATATCCAGATGTACTTGCAAGTACATCGGCAGGCAATTTATTTTTAACACTTTCAATATTTAAAGAATAATTATCACGAAATAAAACAGTATTTAGAATTTCTGAAAACTCTAACTCGCAACTATTACCACATTGACTGGGGTTTGTGGTTCGTTTTTGTCGTTTCATAAAGGAGGATTGTTCCATATTAGGTTTTGGTGGTTGTTTTGTATCAAAGAACGCCCCTAACGGTACCAAACTAATAAACATTATAATAAATCAAGAAATAATCTTATGCATCTCATCACGACTTAAAACTCTCTTTTATTACTTTAAAAGCATGAGAAAATTTATATTCATAATATAATGGACATTCAGAAATATTAATAACTTCTTTTTGATGTTTTCTAACTACTTTATTAAAATAAAAACGCTTAATAATTAACTTAACAACTGTCATTAACAAATAAACCATTAATAATCAAAAATACACCTTAAAAAATACATTTTGAAAATCAAACAATAGATTTCTTGCATAACCTAGTTAATTGTTATCAAAATTATTTTAGATTTTAGAAAAATGTTTATTTTAAAGTGGTTAAATTTAAAATTTTTATTATTTTAATAGGTTATGCAAGAAATCTATTCAATTACAAGACCATTAAAGCAAATTATTTTATTTCATACCGATCGTGGTAATGAGTTTAAAAATAAAATTATTGATGAAATTTTAAGCACTTTTAAAATTAAAAGATCATTAAGTGCTAAAGGATGTCCTTATGATAATGCTGTGGCTGAAACAACTTACAAAACCTTTAAAACTGAATTTATCAAGGGTAAAAAATTTGAAAATTTAGAATAACTGCTGATTTAATAGTTTGTTTGAATTTATTGATTTTGACATTTTGGTGAGTAGTGTTCACTCATTTGTGAAATTTGACCAGTTTTAGGATTTTTAACAGTTCTTGCATTCTTTTTAACAATCATGAATTTTCCAAGATGCTTATTATTATAGACTTGGTACATAACCCTCAATTTTATCTACTATTTTGATAATATTATTTTCTAGATGAAGCAAAAATATTAGATAAATATAAAGATGAAAGTGAATTTTATAGTTTGGTAGGTGCAAAATGTTATAGTTATGTACCAAGTCTTATATGTTATTGTAATAATTTTAATTTTTCGACATAGTAGTCTACGCATTTTGGATTTTTAGATTCCAATTTTTTAGTATACGTAAAACTAATTTTATTTATATTTTTACTTTGTGAAAAATTTGTAACATTGTTTTCTAAATTTAAATTTAAAAAATAATTTATTTTGTTAAAAATATCATCATTTTTTTCACTTAAAATTATATTAACTTGATTTAACTTATGATCATTAAAACTAATTATATATTTTTTTTCTGTTTTATCATAATCAAAATTAGCTAAAATAGGTATTTTATATTTTTTGTTAAAAGATCGCAAAAATCCTTCACTAGCAATAGAAAATGGTAAGTATAAAATTGCAAATAAAAATAATATCGAATATTGTTTGTAAAAAAATGATGATAAAACTACATATGATATAATCGTAATTATAGATAATATTCATACATGATTTTTATATTTAATTTTTCCTTTTAATACATTTCTTAATAATTTAATACTAAAATATATTGATAATAATTGAAGTAGTCCTAAAAAAATAAAAATTATTCTAACAATAATTTCTATTGTTTTTAAAAATTTATCATCTATGTCTTTTATTAAAAGTCAAATAAATATAATACCTAAAAAAAATATTAATAATGAAATAAAAATATTAATAAGACATAATTCTACAAGAGTTTTATTTCTTTTATTCATATAAAATTTTCCAATCACTTTCTTTTTTGAATCGGTTTGCATAAAATAACCTTTTGAATTTTGTTTAATATAATTTTACAATAAATTTTATTTGATTATATTTTTAATATTAAATTGCATGGAATGGCAACACTTTTTAGAACTATTTTTATAGACATTTTTTCTTGATACTTAATGGGGGGGGGGTAAGTAGTTTACCCCTTAAATTTAAATATACATTATTATTTTTTAATTTATAACATATTTTACAAAAGTGCCAAAATGCTTGGTTGTTACTTAACTTAAATTGTATTTAATAAAGGTTAAAAACCTATTAAAGGTCGCGTTTAGTTTTTTTAGGTATTTTTTAAAAAAAGAAAAAATAATCATTTACTATAAATTATTTCAATATGCAAATTAAGTATATATTTCTTATGTATGATTTTTGTTATAAAAAATTATTTTAATGTTGTTTTTATAAGCATTTTACTTAGTTTTTATAACCTTTTATTGAGATTATGTTTGTTAATATTAAATATTTTGTTTTATTACTTATTTTTCAAATAAAATGATAATTAAATTGTAATTACTTTTCTTTCAAAATTATTCAAATATTTACCCACCTAAGAAAACTAAACGCGACCATGAAAGTGAATTTTATAGTTTGGTAGGTGCAAAATGTTATAGTTATGTACCAAGTCTAATGAAAGTATGAATATCTCCAGTATTTTTATGTTTAACAATATCTGTTCACATATAACCATGAGGTACTACTAACAGTTGGTTACCTAAAAATTCTAAGTTATCAATAAAATTTTTATCTTTATTTTTGATAATTTCTTGTCATTTTAAATTATAAGTATCAGAAGCATATTTTAAAAACATTATTGTTAAAATAATATATTTATATTCTGATGGAACTATTTTTCCTCTTAAATCATTACAAGCTTTTCATAACTTACTAAACAATTCTTCTTTCGACATAATTTTAATTATCCTCCTCTTTATTAATAATATTACAGTAAATAATAAAAAAGTAAAACCCTTAATGGGTTTTACTAAATTTTAATCTATTCCATTTTTTCAACAATCAATAGACTTCTTGCATTACTTATTAAAATAATTACAAATTATTTGTAAATAAAAAATACTATATAGTAATTTCTAACTTTTATTAGGTTAATACTTATGGATTTTATTAAATGTGTAAATTTTGACACAACAAAAAATTATTTTATTATTTAAATTTAATTTTAAATAAATATTTTATGTTATCTATAATTGCAAATTATAAATTGAAGCAATTAAATTAAATCTTAAACTAAATCGTTTTCTACGATTACGATATTTTTCAGTAATAATTTTAAATTTTTTAAGAATAGCAAAAATATTTTCAATAATAATTCTCATTTTTGAAATTAATTTATTATTATGTTTTTGTTCTTTATTTAAAGGGTTTTTCTTTGTTTTTTTCTTAGGTATTAGAACATTACTATGAATTTTTTGTATTCCTTGATAACCATTATCAACTATTAATTTAGTATTTTTTAAAATTGGGATTTTTGATTCTTTAAATAAACAAAAATCATGCTTTTTACCGAGAGAAAAATTTGTTGCAATAATTATTTTGCTTTCTTTTTCAATAATTACTTGTGTTTTAATAGTGTGTTTTTTCTTTTTTCCTGAATAAGATTGTTTTTGTCTTTTTTTGGGCGTTGAATGGGTGTTTCTGTAGCATCAATAATAGACTTCTTGCATTACTTATTAAAATAATTACAAATTATTTGTAAATAAAAAATACTATATAGTAATTTCTAACTTTTATTAGGTTAATACTTATGGATTTTATTAAATGTGTAAATTTTGACACAACAAAAAATTATTTTATTATTTAAATTTAGCTGAATTATACTTGTAAGTGCAAGTAAATAAAATTGCAAAAAATCTCATATAAAAATTTCATGATGCTAAGTTTATTTTAGAAAAAACAAAGCAAGGAGTTTTTATATGGGTTACAAACATCTTGGCATATATGAAAGAATTTATATTGAGAATCAATTGAAGTTTAAAGTAAAAATTAGTGAAATAGCTAAAAATCTTAATCGAAGTATTAGTACTATTATTCGAGAAGTCAATAGAAATAAAGATAGTAATCATTATTTTTCATTAATTGCACAAAATAAAGCAGAAAACAGAAAACAATCACATGTTTATTTTCATAAGTTTAAAAATAGAGAATTAGTAAAATATGTACAACAAAAATTACTATTAGGTTGATCGCCTGAACAAATTTATGGCAGAATTAAAAATTTTCATAAAGAATGAATTATTAGTTTTAAAACAATTTACAATTGAATTTATTCTGGATTACTTGAAAAAGTTACTAATAAAAATTTAAGAAGAAAAGGTAAGAAACGAAAATCTCAAGAAAATCGCGGTAAATTTAATGGTAAATCAATTAAAGAACGAAATATTAATGTTAATAATCGTATAACTGTTGGTCATTGAGAAGGTGATACTGTAGTATCATCACGAGGTAAAAGTAAATCATGTTTAATAACTTTAGTTGAAAGAACATCAAGATTTACTTTAGCAATGTTAGTTGAAAATAGAACTACTAAAGTTGTTAACGAAAACATTAGCCATTATTTATCAATTCTTCCAAATAATCTTGTTAAGACTATAACATTTGATAGGGGTAAAGAATTTTCTAATTGACAACAACTTGAAAAAAATTTAAATGTGAAAATTTATTTTGCTAATGCGTATTCGCCTTGACAAAGAGGTACTAATGAAAATACTAATGGTTTAATTAGAGAAAAATTTCCTAAAAAATTTAATTTTTCAAATACTACTAAAAATGCAGTTCATAAATTTATATTGTCTTTAAACCAAAGACCAAGAAAAATACTAAATTATCTTTCACCAATCGAATATTTGGTTAGAAAAATAATTTAGTTGCACTTAACTTTACAATTTGGCAATTTAATTTTAAATAAATATTTTATGTTATCTATAATTGCAAATTATAAATTGAAGCAATTAAATTAAATCTTAAACTAAATCGTTTTCTACGATTACGATATTTTTCAGTAATAATTTTAAATTTTTTAAGAATAGCAAAAATATTTTCAATAATAATTCTCATTTTTGAAATTAATTTATTATTATGTTTTTGTTCTTTATTTAAAGGGTTTTTCTTTGTTTTTTTCTTAGGTATTAGAACATTACTATGAATTTTTTGTATTCCTTGATAACCATTATCAACTATTAATTTAGTATTTTTTAAAATTGGGATTTTTGATTCTTTAAATAAACAAAAATCATGCTTTTTACCGAGAGAAAAATTTGTTGCAATAATTATTTTGCTTTCTTTTTCAATAATTACTTGTGTTTTAATAGTGTGTTTTTTCTTTTTTCCTGAATAAGATTGTTTTTGTCTTTTTTTGGGCGTTGAATGGGTGTTTCTGTAGCATCAATAATAATTGTTTTATCATTAAAATAATCATTTATTAATGCTTTTTTACCAGCAAGTTGTTGAAAATCAGGATGTTTGATTAAAATATCTTCAATTCACTTGATATTTCGATAACAACTAGCTTCACTAATATCAAAACTTTTACCAAGATGAAAATAAGTACGATATTCTCGTCAATATGATAAAGTCATCAATAATCTATTTTCTAATGATAATTTATTATTTTTACCACCTCTTTTAAACTTTTTTAACTCAGCTTCTTTTAAAATATTTAACATTTTATTAAAAGTACTTTGCTTTATTCCAGTTAATCGTAATAATTCTTTATCATTAATAAAATTAAATTTATCAAATTTCATAATCTTAAATTCCTTATAATTTCTATTTTAAATATATTTTATAGGAATTTTGTTTAATAAATAAGTAATGCAAGAAGTCTAATGAAGTTATGTAATAATGACGAGATTCAAATTTAGTAAGAGTAATTTTAGCATTAATGATTTTATCAATGTTATATCGATTATTATCACTACTTTTAACACCATTATCTTTGTAAAAATTAATAATTTTTTGTCAGGAACTGCCGTCAACAGAGCTAATTTCAAATAAAGCATATCCAGATGTACTTGCAAGTACATCGGCAGGCAATTTATTTTTAACACTTTCAATATTTAAAGAATAATTATCACGAAATAAAACAGTATTTAGAATTTCTGAAAACTCTAACTCGCAACTATTACCACATTGACTGGGGTTTGTGGTTCGTTTTTGTCGTTTCATAAAGGAGGATTGTTCCATATTAGGTTTTGGTGGTTGTTTTGTATCAAAGAACGCCCCTAACGGTACCAAACTAATAAACATTATAATAAATCAAGAAATAATCTTATGCATCTCATCACGACTTAAAACTCTCTTTTATTACTTTAAAAGCATGAGAAAATTTATATTCATAATATAATGGACATTCAGAAATATTAATAACTTCTTTTTGATGTTTTCTAACTACTTTATTAAAATAAAAACGCTTAATAATTAACTTAACAACTGTCATTAACAAATAAACCATTAATAATCAAAAATACACCTTAAAAAATACATTTTGAAAATCAAACAATAGATTTCTTGCATAACCTAGTTAATTGTTA is drawn from Spiroplasma endosymbiont of Asaphidion curtum and contains these coding sequences:
- a CDS encoding type I restriction-modification system subunit M N-terminal domain-containing protein; translation: MSKEELFSKLWKACNDLRGKIVPSEYKYIILTIMFLKYASDTYNLKWQEIIKNKDKNFIDNLEFLGNQLLVVPHGYMWTDIVKHKNTGDIHTFIRLGT
- a CDS encoding IS5 family transposase (programmed frameshift); translated protein: MKFDKFNFINDKELLRLTGIKQSTFNKMLNILKEAELKKFKRGGKNNKLSLENRLLMTLSYWREYRTYFHLGKSFDISEASCYRNIKWIEDILIKHPDFQQLAGKKALINDYFNDKTIIIDATETPIQRPKKGQKQSYSGKKKKHTIKTQVIIEKESKIIIATNFSLGKKHDFCLFKESKIPILKNTKLIVDNGYQGIQKIHSNVLIPKKKTKKNPLNKEQKHNNKLISKMRIIIENIFAILKKFKIITEKYRNRRKRFSLRFNLIASIYNLQL
- the hpf gene encoding ribosome hibernation-promoting factor, HPF/YfiA family, coding for MQFVIRGKNIEVTEAIRERIINSLEKISKYKIINHDDTIHVEVRTYKENLSRVRVVLDLRGKSNHLQAEAQHIDLYAAIDEVRHKLEEQLRRMKDRWIPRGKEKFTKVEFPLDLTLDEDI
- a CDS encoding IS30 family transposase; amino-acid sequence: MGYKHLGIYERIYIENQLKFKVKISEIAKNLNRSISTIIREVNRNKDSNHYFSLIAQNKAENRKQSHVYFHKFKNRELVKYVQQKLLLGWSPEQIYGRIKNFHKEWIINFKTIYNWIYSGLLEKVTNKNLRRKGKKRKSQENRGKFNGKSIKERNINVNNRITVGHWEGDTVVSSRGKSKSCLITLVERTSRFTLAMLVENRTTKVVNENISHYLSILPNNLVKTITFDRGKEFSNWQQLEKNLNVKIYFANAYSPWQRGTNENTNGLIREKFPKKFNFSNTTKNAVHKFILSLNQRPRKILNYLSPIEYLVRKII
- a CDS encoding transposase family protein, producing the protein MKFDKFNFINDKELLRLTGIKQSTFNKMLNILKEAELKKFKRGGKNNKLSLENRLLMTLSYWREYRTYFHLGKSFDISEASCYRNIKWIEDILIKHPDFQQLAGKKALINDYFNDKTIIIDATETPIQRPKKDKNNLIQEKRKNTLLKHK
- a CDS encoding HU family DNA-binding protein, producing the protein MYQVYNNKHLGKFMIVKKNARTVKNPKTGQISQMSEHYSPKCQNQ
- a CDS encoding IS30 family transposase, with translation MGYKHLGIYERIYIENQLKFKVKISEIAKNLNRSISTIIREVNRNKDSNHYFSLIAQNKAENRKQSHVYFHKFKNRELVKYVQQKLLLGWSPEQIYGRIKNFHKEWIISFKTIYNWIYSGLLEKVTNKNLRRKGKKRKSQENRGKFNGKSIKERNINVNNRITVGHWEGDTVVSSRGKSKSCLITLVERTSRFTLAMLVENRTTKVVNENISHYLSILPNNLVKTITFDRGKEFSNWQQLEKNLNVKIYFANAYSPWQRGTNENTNGLIREKFPKKFNFSNTTKNAVHKFILSLNQRPRKILNYLSPIEYLVRKII
- a CDS encoding transposase family protein; the protein is MKTQVIIEKESKIIIATNFSLGKKHDFCLFKESKIPILKNTKLIVDNGYQGIQKIHSNVLIPKKKTKKNPLNKEQKHNNKLISKMRIIIENIFII